A DNA window from Bos mutus isolate GX-2022 chromosome 11, NWIPB_WYAK_1.1, whole genome shotgun sequence contains the following coding sequences:
- the WBP1 gene encoding WW domain-binding protein 1 isoform X1: protein MARATGGNGSEEAWGALRVRQQQSLAASSLEGAIWRRDGTQNHALDAILYHPQQSHLLRELCPGVNNQPYLCESGHCCGETGCCTYYYELWWFWLLWTVLILFSCCCAFRHRRAKLRLQQQQRQREINLLAYHGACHGAGPVPAGSLLDLRLLSAFKPPAYEDVVHRPGTPPPPYTAATGCPSTASSQCTCCSSASSCPARHEGTNVEDVSSHQSAPPHQEGELGAGVSPAPTPPSCRYRRLTGDSGIELCPCPDSIEGEPVKEARVSATSQEVEDQSPCARPLNPAPQVSPVGLASSEGDIP, encoded by the exons ATGGCTCGGGCTACCGGCGGGAACGGCAGCGAGGAGGCCTGGGGGGCACTTCGGGTGCGGCAACAGCAG AGTCTGGCAGCGTCTTCTCTTGAGGGAGCAATTTGGAGAAGAGATGGAACCCAGAATCACGCCCTGGATGCCATCCTTTATCATCCACAGCAATCCCATCTG CTTCGAGAGCTGTGCCCAGGAGTGAACAACCAGCCCTACCTCTGTGAGAGTGGTCACTGCTGTGGGGAGACTGGCTGCTGCACGTACTACTATGAGCTCTGGT GGTTCTGGCTGCTCTGGACTGTCCTCATTCTCTTTAGCTGCTGTTGCGCCTTCCGCCATCGACGAGCTAAACTccggctgcagcagcagcagcggcagcgtGAGATCAACTTGTTGGCCTACCATGGGGCATGCCATGGGGCTGGCCCTGTCCCTGCTGGCTCACTGCTTGACCTTC GCCTCCTCAGCGCCTTCAAACCCCCAGCCTATGAGGATGTGGTTCACCGCCCAGGCACACCACCGCCTCCTTACACTGCAGCCACTGGCTGCCCCTCGACTGCTTCCAGCCAGTGCACCTGCTGCTCCTCCGCTTCCAGCTGTCCTGCCCGCCACGAGGGAACAAACGTGGAAGACGTTTCCTCCCACCAGAGTGCCCCTCCTCATCAGGAGGGTGAGCTTGGGGCAGGAGTGAGCCCTGCCCCCACACCCCCCTCCTGCCGCTATCGCCGCCTGACTGGTGACTCAGGTATTGAGCTCTGCCCTTGTCCTGACTCCATCGAGGGTGAGCCAGTCAAGGAGGCTAGGGTTAGTGCCACCTCACAAGAGGTGGAGGACCAGTCCCCTTGTGCACGGCCCCTAAATCCTGCACCCCAAGTCTCTCCTGTGGGGCTGGCTTCCAGTGAAGGGGACATCCCATGA
- the INO80B gene encoding INO80 complex subunit B, whose amino-acid sequence MSECVSTIYSPLSSQGPMSKLWRRGSTSGAMEAPEPGEALELSLAGAHGHGVHKKKHKKHKKKHKKKHYQEEEAGPTQQSPAKPQLKLKIKLGGQVLGTKSVPTFTVIPEGPRSPSPLMVVDNEEEPVEGVPLEQYRAWLDEDSNLSPSPLRDLSGGLGGQEEEEEQRWLDALEKGELDDNGDLKKEINERLLTARQRALLQKARSQPSPMLSLPVAGGCPAPALTEEMLLKREERARKRRLQAARRAEEHKNQTIERLTKTAAPSGRGGRGASRGERRGGRAVAPAPMVRYSSGAQGSTLSFPPGIPAPAPVSQRPSPSGPPPRCSVPGCPHPRRYACSRTGQALCSLQCYRINLQMRLGGPEGPGSPLLAT is encoded by the exons ATGTCTGAATGTGTTTCGACTATTTACAGCCCCCTTTCCTCGCAGGGCCCCATGAGTAAGCTGTGGCGGCGCGGGAGCACCTCTGGGGCTATGGAGGCCCCTGAGCCTG GGGAAGCCCTGGAGTTGAGTCTAGCGGGTGCCCACGGCCACGGAGTGCACAAGAAAAAGCACAAGAAACACAagaagaaacacaagaaaaaacaCTACCAGGAAGAGGAGGCTGGGCCAACGCAGCAGTCTCCTGCCAAGCCCCAGCTCAAACTCAAAATCAAGTTGGGCGGGCAGGTCTTGGGCACCAAGAG TGTTCCTACCTTCACTGTGATCCCTGAAGGTCCTCGCTCACCCTCTCCCCTTATGGTTGTGGACAATGAAGAGGAACCTGTGGAAGGAGTCCCCCTTGAGCAGTACCGTGCCTGGCTGG ATGAAGACAGTAAtctgtccccctccccactgcGGGACCTGTCTGGGGGGTTAGGAggccaggaggaagaggaagaacagAGGTGGCtggatgccttggagaagggggAGCTGGATGACAATGGAGATCTCAAAAAGGAGATCAATGAACGGCTGCTCACCGCTCGGCAG CGAGCTCTGCTGCAGAAGGCTCGAAGTCAGCCTTCCCCGATGCTGTCACTACCTGTGGCTGGGGGCTGCCCGGCCCCCGCTCTCACCGAAGAAATGCTGCTGAAGCGTGAGGAGCGGGCACGGAAGAGGCGGCTGCAGGCAGCTCGGCGGGCCGAGGAGCACAAGAACCAGACTATCGAGCGCCTCACCAAGACTGCGGCGCCCAGTGGGCGGGGAGGCCGAGGGGCCTCCCGGGGCGAGCGGCGGGGAGGGCGGGCGGTGGCCCCAGCCCCCATGGTGCGCTACAGCAGCGGGGCACAgggttccaccctctccttcccgccTGGCATCCCTGCCCCCGCGCCTGTGTCTCAGCGGCCATCCCCATCTGGCCCGCCTCCTCGATGCTCTGTCCCCGGCTGTCCCCATCCGCGCCGCTATGCCTGCTCGCGCACGGGCCAGGCACTCTGCAGCCTTCAGTGCTATCGCATCAATTTGCAGATGCGGCTAGGTGGGCCTGAGGGCCCCGGATCCCCACTTCTGGCTACttaa
- the WBP1 gene encoding WW domain-binding protein 1 isoform X2 translates to MARATGGNGSEEAWGALRVRQQQLRELCPGVNNQPYLCESGHCCGETGCCTYYYELWWFWLLWTVLILFSCCCAFRHRRAKLRLQQQQRQREINLLAYHGACHGAGPVPAGSLLDLRLLSAFKPPAYEDVVHRPGTPPPPYTAATGCPSTASSQCTCCSSASSCPARHEGTNVEDVSSHQSAPPHQEGELGAGVSPAPTPPSCRYRRLTGDSGIELCPCPDSIEGEPVKEARVSATSQEVEDQSPCARPLNPAPQVSPVGLASSEGDIP, encoded by the exons ATGGCTCGGGCTACCGGCGGGAACGGCAGCGAGGAGGCCTGGGGGGCACTTCGGGTGCGGCAACAGCAG CTTCGAGAGCTGTGCCCAGGAGTGAACAACCAGCCCTACCTCTGTGAGAGTGGTCACTGCTGTGGGGAGACTGGCTGCTGCACGTACTACTATGAGCTCTGGT GGTTCTGGCTGCTCTGGACTGTCCTCATTCTCTTTAGCTGCTGTTGCGCCTTCCGCCATCGACGAGCTAAACTccggctgcagcagcagcagcggcagcgtGAGATCAACTTGTTGGCCTACCATGGGGCATGCCATGGGGCTGGCCCTGTCCCTGCTGGCTCACTGCTTGACCTTC GCCTCCTCAGCGCCTTCAAACCCCCAGCCTATGAGGATGTGGTTCACCGCCCAGGCACACCACCGCCTCCTTACACTGCAGCCACTGGCTGCCCCTCGACTGCTTCCAGCCAGTGCACCTGCTGCTCCTCCGCTTCCAGCTGTCCTGCCCGCCACGAGGGAACAAACGTGGAAGACGTTTCCTCCCACCAGAGTGCCCCTCCTCATCAGGAGGGTGAGCTTGGGGCAGGAGTGAGCCCTGCCCCCACACCCCCCTCCTGCCGCTATCGCCGCCTGACTGGTGACTCAGGTATTGAGCTCTGCCCTTGTCCTGACTCCATCGAGGGTGAGCCAGTCAAGGAGGCTAGGGTTAGTGCCACCTCACAAGAGGTGGAGGACCAGTCCCCTTGTGCACGGCCCCTAAATCCTGCACCCCAAGTCTCTCCTGTGGGGCTGGCTTCCAGTGAAGGGGACATCCCATGA